The DNA region TGTGAGAGAAAAGTTAATGGAACAGGGGTTTTATCTACTGCCTGAAAATGATACTTTAATAATAAACAGAACGGAGATAGTAGTTGCACCTCTGGATTCATTTAGGGTTGTTGTAAAAGCAAAAATTCACAACATCACCATTGTGGATACCTCTGGGAAAGTGGTTTATACAGGTTCAATCCCAAAAACTACCAACTATACTTACGCAATAGTCGATATCAGAGAGCTTGAAGACCCTCTATTCCCTCCCATGACGGGTGGAAAATATCACCGCTCAATAAGAGCCTGCTTGTATCCGTTCCCAGAACTTATTGAAAAACCCATAATTGCTCTGGATGGTGTGGGAGAGAGTACCGAGAAGTATATCGTAGGATTTTATGGTCAGGATATTCTGTACAACTCAACACATATATGGAAGGACTCTTCATATATAACGAACATAACTCTGAATGGGATCCCAGTTTCCCCAATACACTCTCTTAATGATTGGGATAGAGGAGTTTTGGTATTTAAAGACCCTCAGACACAGCCCAAGCTTTCTAATGCAACAGCCTATGATATCCAGCCATTTATAGATTGTATTATTGACCAGAGATACTTTGGAGTATATAATGGCTGGTCTCTTTTTGAAAGACTGGAAGGAAGTTCTGCTAATCATGAAGCCTACTTTAATCTATCAAAACAGCTACAAGAGGAACTCGGCTTATTAAAAAATGGAAAATATTATCCTATCGGCCTCCTAAGCTTTCTTCTTCCAGACTCTGATTGGGATGCAAAGCTCGTTAACACTTTAAATCAATTAGGGGTGCTCCTCGATAACCAGACTGTCGTTGATTACTACTTCCTCCAATATCATTTTGCAAGTGGGAGTAAAATTGAAGGATACAAGATGAGAGGAATTGAAGGTTATATAGACAATTTTTACATTGATAACGAAACTGCAATAGCAATCTTCGGAGAACAAGGAGCGTGCGATCTGCTTGAGGGTTACACATGTAGTTGAGGTGATAATCATGAGCTTTGGTGAAATCCTATATAAAGTAGGGGAAATAGGCGAATCCTTTGCAAAGAAATCTGTAAAATGGTTTAGTGAAATAGCAAAACCGACCCCTTCTAAAACCCCTCCAAAGTTCAAAATTCTCAGAAAGCTAATAAAAAGAGAACTCACAGTTCATGAACTTTTAAGTTTAAGCATCCAGCTTTCATTCATAATCTACCTCATATTATCTCTCTTACTTGTCCTCTTTGCGAACGAGCTTTACCTGACTTTGCTTTTTGTCTTCTACTTCATCTATCTGAGGTACACCATTTTAAAAAATCGGGAATTCTTCATTGAAGTTGAACCATACAGGTTCTTTTATTACGGGCTAACGATAATCGGCTTCCTGTCCTTTCTTGGATATCTCTTAGTAAGGAGAGTCGCAAAGAACGTCTATTATTTTTACGCTTATTTGATAGCTATTTTTGCGGTTGTATTATTGTTCAGGCATCTCTATAAGTCAAAGTTCACCAGGGACTGGACTTATGGGGTAGTTGAGGAAATAAAGGGGGAGCTTGTAAAGGTAAGTGTTCATGATGACATACGGGCCAATGTCAAACCGGGCAAGTACTGGGTGGATAACACTGAGGACGTTGAGGTGGGAGACGTTGTAAAAATTCTCGTAGAAGAAAGAATCTTCAGGAGTTCTCTCCCAAAGAGAGTGCTAGAAGTTCATAAAGCGAAACCCTCATCATCAGAAACCTCAACAGAACCAAAAGCTGAAAGTGAAAAAAGCAATAGCAGGTAAATAGATGTATATGGCTCTCTTTTGTAAGTTTTCACAAACCCCCTTCCATTCTTAATTACAAGAGGTTCTACTTCTTTAGAGGAGGGTTTGATAATAATTTCCCTCTCGTTAAATTTGCAATCTAAATTAAGGCCATTACAGATTCTTTCAATAAACATACATGCTTTTTTGTACTCTTTGATCTCCACACGATAATATATAGTGTACCCCATGGAAACCACCCACTACAAAGGTATCTGCCTCCCGGAGGGTTATTTTGGGAAATTCTGGAGCATGATTACTATAACTAAGTTTATAAGATTTTCTACTATATGAGAGTAAAAATTAAGCGGATCTAATAACATCTGTGCTCTGCAAATTTCGTACTTCATGACAAAAAGAGAATGGATTCTTCTAATGCTCCTTATTTAATAGGGGAAATGGATTTCTTGTGTTTTTGGGAAGCTTTAAATAGAATCAGAGAATAATTATATATCGAAAGAAAAAATAGAACTAGAAGTGAAGAAGGCATGAAGAAACTTCTAGAAAAGTTAGTATTTCTGATGGGGGTATTAGAGTGGTTAATCAAGTTCAAGTGAAGTCCATTCTGAATAAACACAAAAATAGAGACGCCTGGTTTTTGGATGATTATTCAATAAATCCCTATTATGGGTGCTCATTTAACTGCATTTACTGTTATACAAAAGGAAGCAAATATGGAGAACACATTATGAAAGGCCTCTCTGCCAAGATAAATGCTCCAATGATTTTAGAAAAACAATTGAAACGAAGAGCAAAAAAAGGAGAATATGGAATAATTGCTTTATCGACCTCTACAGAGCCATATATGCAAATTGAAGAGAAATTAAACCTCACTAGGAACATCCTAAAAATTATTTTACGATATAGATTTCCGATTCATATTTTGACAAAATCAAAGCTTGTATTGAGAGATATAGACATATTAAAGAAAATCGATGAAAATGCAAGACTGCCCACCGATTTAGAGCAAAAATTGAGTCGTGGAGTACTTATCTCGTTTTCCATTTCTACTTTGGATGAAAAATTAGCAAAAATTCTTGAACCTGGAGCTCCAAAACCTACAGAACGCTTGGAAACTATGAAGAAGTTCAAAGAGGTGGGATTTCTCACAGGAGTTTGTTTTATTCCGGTTCTTCCATTTTTATCGGATTCAGAGGAACAACTTGATGAGATGATAAAAACTGCAGCAGAGTATGGGGCAGATTTTTGCTTAATTGGGGCCTTAACATTATTTGGTAGCGGCCCAAGAGACTGTAAAACCCTTTATTATCAGTTTTTGGAGGAATATTATCCTGAACTTGTTCCCAGATATAAGAAGCTTTATGGAAATTTTTGGGCACCTTCTAACCAATATCAAAAGAGACTTGAGGAAATATCAAGAAGACTATGTGAAAAATATGGCGTTAAAAACAGGATTATATAAACAAAAAGATTTAAAGTTCCCCACAAAGCTTGGCAAAATTCCTATAGACTTCGCTTCCCTTTTCCGTGTGTGCTACTTCTGGGTGGAATTGAACTCCATAAATTGGCAGACTTTTATGTTTCATGGCCTCAACAGGGCAGAACTCACTCTTAGCTAAAAGTTCAAACTCCTCTGGAAGTTCTTTAACCTCGTCCATGTGGCTCTCCCAAACCTTAAGCTTTTCTGGAAGTCCTTTGAAAATGTCGTTCTCTTCTAGAATTTCAACTTCAACCAGACTGTATTCTCCCTTCTCCCCTCTTCCTACTTTACCACCAAAGTACTTCGCGATAAGCTGATGACCAAGACATATGCCCAAAATGGGTATGTTGAATTCCTCGTAGTGATCTAAGATTGCTTCACAGTTGCCCGTCCTTTCCAAAGTTGGGCCACCTGAAAAGATTATGCCCTTTGGGTTCATTGACTTTATTTCTTCTAGAGATGTGGTGTTTGGGATTATCTTGGCCTCAATGCCAAGATACCTCAAAGTTCTCCAGATCCTGTGCACGTATTGCCCGTGGTTATCCATTATGATTATCATTTTGAATCCTCCAAAAATCCTTTTTTTGTGAGATACTCTTTTGTGAAGTCGAGAAATTCTTTTGAGAATTTTATAATCTCCTCGGCTCTTTCTTTTGGCACTTCTAACATAATTTCATAATCCGCCTCGTGTCTTAAATTAAATGCCATTATTAGGTGAGTATAGAGCCTGTAGGGAACTTCCCCGCTTTTTACTAATTCTCTCCCAAAGAGAGCTATTAAAGAGGAGTGTTTTGAGACAACAATGTTTTTAGTTAACAACATTGCTTCTGCACAGTAAAACATTGTATAGTATGCTCTAGCCGATGCAAAATCACAGAATCCCCTGGTTAAAAGTTCCTGACTTGCTTCTAAACTTTTTTCTGCTTTCTTTATCAAGGCTTTAAATTTATTCAATTTTAATTCCCTCCCTCTTTACACTTTGGAGAAAAGGTGAATCTAGTGACATAAAGGCGTTTTTTGGGTAGTCTAGTATTGAAACCACAACTCCGTACTTGAGAGTCAATTTTGTGACTATTTCATTTATTTTTTCGTATTTGTCTAGATCCAACTTTTGTTTTACAACTAGAAGGATATCAACGTCGCTCTCTTTAGAGTAATCTCCTCTTGCATAGGACCCGTAGAGTATTATGTCTTCGATTTCATCTCCCAATACCTTTTCCAGATTCTCCTTTAGCTCTCTTAGCAATATTTGGAGATTCATGTTCTCACCAAATTTAAATTTATTAAAGGGCCTTAAAGTTTTTCTTCACTCAAACTCAATTGTCGCTGGAGGCTTGTTCGTTATGTCGTAAAGAACCCTTCCCACCTGTGGAATCTCGCTCGTTATCCTAAATGCTATTCTTTGTAGTACTTCAAATGGAACGTTCATGGCATTTGCGGTCATCCCATCCAAACTCTCAACCACTCTGACAGCTATTGTCTCTTTGTAGGCCCTTATGTCCCCTTGCACACCAACGGTTTTAACGCCCAAAAGCACGGCAAAGGCCTGCCATGGCTTGAGGCCTGCTTTTTCAATTTCTTCCTCCACTATTGCATTAGCTTCTCTTACTATCGCAACCTTCTCTGGGGTGACCTCGCCCAAGACCCTAACGGCCAATCCTGGGCCTGGGAATGGCATTCTGTGGTATATTTTCTCAGGAAGGCCAAGTTGCTTTGCGACTTCTCTCACTTCATCTTTGTAGAGGTCTCTTAAAGGTTCAATGAGCTTGAGGTTTAACCTCTCAGGAAGTCCGCCCACATTATGATGGCTTTTTATCTTTCCTTGGCTTTCAATCCAGTCTGGGGCTATAGTTCCTTGAATAAGGAAATCTGCGTCTATTTCATTGGCAACCTCTTCAAACACATCTATGAAGGTCTTGCCTATTATTTTTCTCTTCTCTTCTGGATCTGTTACGCCTTTAAGTGCGCTGAAAAATCTCTCTTGTGCATCTATGTAAATTAGATTTAAGCCAAATTCGTCTTTAAATGTTTTTATAACGAATTCAGGTTCTCCCTTTCTGAGAAAGCCAGTGTTCACGAAGACTGCGTAAAGTTTATCGCCAATGGCGTTGTATGCTAGGATGGCTGCTGTGGAGCTATCTACACCCCCACTTAGGGCTATTATGGCTTTTTTCTCTCCCACTGTCTCTTTAATCTCTTTAACTTTTTCTTCAATGAATTTTTCCCACATGAGCGTCACCTTCAACATAAAATTGTAAAATTTACTTTAAAAAATTTGTTATTTAAACAAAAAAATGTAAAAGTCACCTTTCAAGTGGGTAGTTGGGTGCTTCGTTGGTTATTGCGATGTCGTGTGGGTGACTCTCTCTAACTCCAGCCTGTGTTATAATTACGAATTCTCCTTTCTCCTTCAGCTCTGCAATGTTTTTGGCCCCTACATATCCCATTCCTGCTTTTAATCCGCCTATGAGTTGGTAGAGTACTTCACTCACCTTCCCTTTATAAGGAACTACTCCTTCAATACCCTCAGGAACGAACTTTCGCGTTTTCATGTGGCCTTTCTGGTAGTATCTCTCTGCTCCTCCTTTCATCATTGCGCCCAAGCTTCCCATTCCCCTATATTGTTTGTATTTCCTTCCGTTTATTGTTACTTCTCTTCCTGGGGCCTCCTTTGTACCTGCCAAGAGATTTCCAAGCATCACTGCATCGGCACCAACTGCTATAGCTTTCACAATATCTCCAGAATATCGGATTCCCCCGTCAGCTATTACTCTAATCCCATACTCTATGGCTTTGTCTGCTACCATTGATATTGCCGTTATTTGCGGTACACCGACTCCAGCAACTATCCTTGTTGTACATATGCTTCCTGGCCCGATACCAACTTTAACTGCATCTGCAAAGGTTAAGTCATCAACAGCCTTTGGATTTGCTATGTTGCCCACTATGAGTTCGGCCTCTACTTTGCTTTTTATTTCTTTCATAGCTTTCACTGCCTTTAAATTATGTGCATGGGCCGTATCTATGACTATCACGTCAGCTCCAGCTTTATCTAAGGCTAATGCCCTTTTAATATCAAAAGGAGAAACCGCAGCAGCGACTATTAATCGCCCCTCTTCATCTCTTACTGCATTTCTATGCTTTTTCCTCGCTAGGAGGTCTCCTATAGTGATGATTCCTACTAATTTTCCATCTTCATTCACTATCGGAACTCTGTCTATACTGTTCTCGATCATTAGGGCCATAATTTCTTCCACACTAGCACTTTCTTTTGCGGTTATCACTTCCTTTGTCATGACTTCTTTTACCCTCTCTCCTTCTCTGGTGGTTATATCAGTCTTTGTAACTATCCCCACAAGTTCTCCGTTGTCAATAACAGGAAGGCCATCTATGCCTTCTCGCTCCATCAAGAAAAGCGCATAATCTATAGTTTCTTCGGGAGAAATTGTAATGACTTCTTCTACTGTCTCTTCTCTCTTTACCCTCTTGACCATCTCAACCTGCTCTTCTATGCTCATGTTTCTGTGAATAACTCCCAATCCTCCTTCTCTAGCCACTGCAATGGCCATTTCCCATTCTGTCACTGTATCCATAGCTGCACTGAGAATTGGAATATTAAGTCTTATCTTTGGGGTAATTTGTGTAGAAACGTCCACATCCTTTGGTTCCACTTCAGTTCCCTGGGGGATTAAAAGCACGTCATCAAAGGTATATCCTTTTATAGCATTGACAAGCTTTTGTGTAAATTTACCCATTCTTTTTCTCCTCCCTCACCCTTTTTAACATAAGAATGTACAGGGCTTTTAAAGTTTATCCTAGGTAAATCTTTGTGATAATCATCATATGATAAAAAGTAAGCTTTTGGGTAGGTGTTCTTGCTTCTGCTGCATATGTTTGAAAATTTTTCGGTACTCGTTTTTGAGGGTTATTTTTAGTTTTTCTATCTTTAAATTGTTTATTTTTGGGTTTGGGGTTTTCTGAGTGATTTGGGACTCTTTAGTTACCAAAAGTTAGTATCAGACAATGTGTTATAGTTTCTCAGAATTGTTGTGACGAATTTTTTTCGAAATTTTGAAGGGAAGCTTCTAAGATCTTTTTTTAACTTTCCCCTTATAGAGATTTAACTTTTTCACTTTTGAAGGATTTATAATAGCTTAATTTTGGTTTAAAGTTTTCTTTGGATTTTGGGAGTCTTGTAGTCATTATTGAGCATTGGAAATTTAAAGCATGTTAAAGTTAGTGTTTTTAGAAAAAGTCTTTCCAAGGTTTTTGAGTCGAGGGTTGCCGGGTAGTTTTTATTAGCCCTTTGGAGAAAAGCTTATATAAATAAAGAGTTTTAGTACTTTTATAGGAGATTTAAAGGAAAATCTGCCCCTGTTCCAATAAGACTATAATAGAATTGAAAGATCTTTTTACTTTCAGCATATGCGGCTTATTCACACAGTTCCAATAAGACTATAATAGAATTGAAAGAGTTGCGTTAACAAATTGTCATAGAAGTATGGAGTAGTTCCAATAAGACTATAATAGAATTGAAAGATATGCTATTCCAGCAAACAACAAAACCAAACCGAGTGTTCCAATAAGACTATAATAGAATTGAAAGGTTCTTAACTCTAGCGATTTCAAAGATCTCTCTCCCTGTTCCAATAAGACTATAATAGAATTGAAAGCCGGATCAGATAGCACTCCAAAGCTCAATAAGAACATGTTCCAATAAGACTATAATAGAATTGAAAGAGCTTTCGATTAAAAAGATTTGGGAGGTGAGGGGGATGTTCCAATAAGACTATAATAGAATTGAAAGCAAAAAATAGCAAACAGCCCACAAAACCCAAAAAAGGTTCCAATAAGACTATAATAGAATTGAAAGGAAAAGATTTAGGAACTAAGACGTTTTGGAGGTGGCAAAGCTAGCTTAAAATCTCATCAAGCCTTTCTTCTTCAATGGCCTGCTTAATTTCCCGCGCAATTCTTCTTCCAGTGCTCATTGGTTCGTTGTATTTGATCCATGTGTAAGGGGAGCCGTTTATGAAAGGATTGGTTCCAGCTACAATTCTCGCTGAGATTTCAAAAACCACGAACTCCATATCTTCAGTAATCACACCCTCAAGACAGAATGGGCCCCATAAGCCGCCCATAAGTTTCTCTGAAGCCCTTATCACGTTCTCTCCAGCCTCAATAATGCCCATAAGGAGACTCTCCCTAAGGACTATTGGAATGTTCCCTATCACTGTGTAACTAGGTTCTATTCCAATTTTGAGTTGCTGTTCTGCATTTATCCTGCCTATTGCATCTGCATTGCTCTCATATCTCTTGTCGACACTCATGAGCTCAAGCTCTCCATTAAGTTTTGAGTAGAAAAAGTGGGGATAAACAGGAACTCCTATGACGTACTCTTGTATTTGAATTTCTTTTAAGTCTTCTTTATTCTTAACCCCTAGATTTGAGACCTTTTCCCAGAATTCTTCAGGTGTTTTTGCTATGAAATATCCCCGGCCTCCTTTAGCCCCGTGAGGTTTTACTATCACAGGCCTATCTATGTCATCTGGATCTTCAATGACTTCGGGAACTCTTATCTTTGCTTCTAAAAGCCATTTTCTCTCAAGTTTTCTATCACTTTCCCACCTGAGGACTTTTTTGTTTCCATAATACAGAGCTTTCATGTTTTCGACTTTCTCAATGCCCAGATAAGCCACAAAAGATCCAGTGGGGATTATTATTGCTTTCTTTTTAAGTAACTCCTCTTCGGGGTATTCGTGGGGAATGAACTCATCTGCAACGGGGAAATACTTTGTATAGAGTGGCCTAACCCTTTCCTTTCCAAAGGCAAGTGTCTTAAATCCTTCTTGCTTTGCTCCGTGAAGTATCTGAAGGGCCGAGTGAGAGGCATAAGTAGCGATACTAAACTTCATTCTATCACCAAGAAAATGTAAAAATCAATTACTTTTAAGATTTATTTTTACATAAAAATGTTAACTTCAGAGTCCTCTTGAAGATTTGATAATGTTTGTCTCTCACCATTAGATTAAAATAGGGTTTTTTATATTGATAACTCGGTGATAAAAATGACTCAAATGGAAGACGCCAAAAAAGGAATAATAACGGAAGAGATGAAGTTCATCGCTGAAATGGAAGGGATAAAAGCAGAAGATCTTAGAAGAAATGTTGCCAGAGGTTATACTGTTATCTTTAGAAACCTCGTCCATGATTGGGTAAAACCAGTTGCCGTAGGTAGAGGAGTGAGAGTAAAGATTAATGCAAACATCGGAACCTCAAGGGACATAGTGAACGTTGAAGAAGAAATTGAGAAGGCCAAGATAGCCGTGAAGTACGGGGCCGACACGATAATGGACTTGTCAACGGGCGGTGATTTGGACAAGATAAGGAAGAAAATCATGAGGGCTGTTGATGTGCCCATTGGAAGTGTTCCGATTTATCAAGCTGCTGAGGAAATGCTCGTCAACGGGAAGGCCATCATCGAGATGAGCGAGGATGACATGTGGAACGCTGTTGAGAAACACTTTAAGGATGGTATTGATTATGCAACTATTCACGTCGGCGTTACTAAAGAGGTTGTTGAAAAGATGAAGCACACTACGAGGCTCGTTGGTATGGTCTCGAGAGGAGGCACCTTCTTGGCGGCTTGGATACTCCATTGGGAAAAAGAGAACCCGTTCTACAAAGACTACGACTACCTTTTGGAGCTTGCCAAGGAATATGATGTGGTTTTGAGCTTGGGCGATGGTCTTAGACCCGGCGGCCTGCCAGACGCTGGAGACGAGCTCCAAATGAGTGAGCTCTATATATTGGGGCGCTTGGTAAGAAGGGCGAGAGAGTTTGGAGTTCAAACGATGGTTGAAGGGCCCGGGCATGTGCCAATAGACCAAATCCCGATGCAGATAAAAATAGCGAAGGTTGCGACGGATAACGCTCCCTTCTACGTACTTGGCCCCTTAGTGACGGACATATTTCCCGGCTACGACCATATAGCCGGGGCTATTGGGGGAGCAATAGCCGCTTTGAATGGAGCGGACTTCCTTTGTTATGTCACACCAGCTGAGCACTTAGGTTTGCCAACTAAGGAGCACGTTCGACTTGGAGTTATAGCTACAAAGCTGGCGGCCCATGCTGTAAACCTAACGCGCTTTGAGGGAGATTACTACAGAGACTACTTGATGAGCCTAGCAAGAGGTTCCTTAGATTGGGAGAAACAATTTGAGCTTGCAATGGACAAAGACCGTTTTGAGGAAATCAGAGAAAATAGGCCAACCTCGACAGAGGCCTGCTCAATGTGTGGAGATCTGTGTGCGATACGCCTCATAAATGATATGGCTAGAAAAAATTAAAGCAAAGTTAATCTCCTTTTAATATTTCTAAACTGACGTCAAAGTTCTTTACGCTGTGCGTTAAAGCTCCGAGGCTTATAACATCGATATCGAGCTTTGCATAATCTTGGATATTTTCTTCAGTTATGCCGCCACTCACTTCAATTTTGACTCTATCTCTAAGCCCTTCACGCTTTAAAGCTTCAAGGACTTCTTCGATTTGCTCCGGCGTCATGTTATCGAGCATTATCACATCTGCACCAGCATTAGTGGCTTTTAGAGCATCTTCCAGGCTCTCTACCTCAACTTCAACAACCTTATAAATGGAGAAGGCCTTTGCACGCTTAATTGCCTCTTCAAGCGGCACTAACGCCAAATGGTTATCTTTTATGAGCATGGCGTCGCTCAAGCTGAACCTGTGGGGCTCGCCATTTCCTATGAGTATCGCCTTCTTGTCTAAGGGTTTTAAGAGGGTTTTTCTTGTGCCTGCCACTTTGACTTTGGGACTAACAGCCCTAACTTTTTCAACAAGCTTTCTAGTTTGGGTTGCTATACCGCTCATTCTTCCTATGATGTTTAATGCTGTCCTCTCCACCAGCAAAATTTTTCGTGCATTGCCCCTGAGCTTTATAACTACAGTTCCCTTTTTCACTTTATCGCCGTCCTTAGCTTTAAGCTCAACTTTAACGCCAAAGTGCTCAAAAAGAGCTTTTGCCTCTTCTAGGCCCGCTATAACTCCATCTTGCTTTGCTATAATTACAGCCTCTGCCTCTAAATCCTCGGGAATAACAGCTTCGCTCGTGACATCGCCGAATGGGATATCTTCTTCCAGAAAGTGGAGAAGGTATGTAAGGGGAATCATTTTTCACCACCTTGTTCAGTTAAGAGGTAAAGAAAGTAGAAAAGTTTACCTCTCTACTTAACTACTTGCTCATCTCCAGCATTCTTTCAATGGCCTTCTTGGCTTTTTTGGCGATTTCTTCGGGCACTTTAATTTCGTATTTCTCATCTCTGAGAGCCTCGTAGATGTGCTTGAGCGTAATTGACTTCATTCCAATGCAGAAAGCATCTTCCTTGGCTGGATAAAACTTTTTGTTTGGGTACAGTTTTTGAAGGCGATAGCACATTTCTTTTTCTGTGAAAACTACCCATTCATCATATTGGCAGGCGTTTCTAACCATTCCACCAGTTGAGACTATTAAATCGGCCTTCTCTTGGATTTCGGGATTGCACTCGGGGTGAACCATTAGCTTTGCATTTGGATGTTCTTTTTTTACCCTTGTAACATCTTCAAGGGTGAACTTCTTGTGGACATAGCAATGTCCACCTTCTGGGATTGGAATGATTCGTTTGCCCGTCTTTTTAGTGACATAGTACGCTAAATTGTTATCAGGCCCAAAGATTATCGTATCTGCGTTAAGCTTCTCTACTATCCTGGCAGCATTGGCCGAGGTCACTGTTACATCAGCGTAGGCCTTAGTTTCGGCGGTGGTATTAACATAGAGAACGACCGGAGCCCCGGGATATTTTTCCTTAGCTTCGAGAATATGTTCCACCTTTAGCATGTTGGCCATGGCACATGTTGCCCTTCTTGTTGGGAGGAGGACTTTTTTGTCGGGGTTCAAAATTTTAGCAGTTTCAGCCATAAAATCAACGCCAGCAAAAACTATGATGTCGGCATCAACATTTACAGCTTTTCTTGCTAATTCAAGGCTATCTCCTAAAAAGTCGGCTATGTCTTGTATCTCAGGTAGCTGATAGTTGTGGGCTAATATTACCGCATTCTTTTCTTCTTTAAGGCTC from Thermococcus sp. MV5 includes:
- a CDS encoding DUF2101 family protein codes for the protein MSFGEILYKVGEIGESFAKKSVKWFSEIAKPTPSKTPPKFKILRKLIKRELTVHELLSLSIQLSFIIYLILSLLLVLFANELYLTLLFVFYFIYLRYTILKNREFFIEVEPYRFFYYGLTIIGFLSFLGYLLVRRVAKNVYYFYAYLIAIFAVVLLFRHLYKSKFTRDWTYGVVEEIKGELVKVSVHDDIRANVKPGKYWVDNTEDVEVGDVVKILVEERIFRSSLPKRVLEVHKAKPSSSETSTEPKAESEKSNSR
- a CDS encoding radical SAM protein; amino-acid sequence: MKSILNKHKNRDAWFLDDYSINPYYGCSFNCIYCYTKGSKYGEHIMKGLSAKINAPMILEKQLKRRAKKGEYGIIALSTSTEPYMQIEEKLNLTRNILKIILRYRFPIHILTKSKLVLRDIDILKKIDENARLPTDLEQKLSRGVLISFSISTLDEKLAKILEPGAPKPTERLETMKKFKEVGFLTGVCFIPVLPFLSDSEEQLDEMIKTAAEYGADFCLIGALTLFGSGPRDCKTLYYQFLEEYYPELVPRYKKLYGNFWAPSNQYQKRLEEISRRLCEKYGVKNRII
- a CDS encoding GMP synthase subunit A, producing the protein MIIIMDNHGQYVHRIWRTLRYLGIEAKIIPNTTSLEEIKSMNPKGIIFSGGPTLERTGNCEAILDHYEEFNIPILGICLGHQLIAKYFGGKVGRGEKGEYSLVEVEILEENDIFKGLPEKLKVWESHMDEVKELPEEFELLAKSEFCPVEAMKHKSLPIYGVQFHPEVAHTEKGSEVYRNFAKLCGEL
- a CDS encoding HEPN domain-containing protein, coding for MNKFKALIKKAEKSLEASQELLTRGFCDFASARAYYTMFYCAEAMLLTKNIVVSKHSSLIALFGRELVKSGEVPYRLYTHLIMAFNLRHEADYEIMLEVPKERAEEIIKFSKEFLDFTKEYLTKKGFLEDSK
- a CDS encoding nucleotidyltransferase family protein, which translates into the protein MNLQILLRELKENLEKVLGDEIEDIILYGSYARGDYSKESDVDILLVVKQKLDLDKYEKINEIVTKLTLKYGVVVSILDYPKNAFMSLDSPFLQSVKREGIKIE
- the guaA gene encoding glutamine-hydrolyzing GMP synthase, with translation MWEKFIEEKVKEIKETVGEKKAIIALSGGVDSSTAAILAYNAIGDKLYAVFVNTGFLRKGEPEFVIKTFKDEFGLNLIYIDAQERFFSALKGVTDPEEKRKIIGKTFIDVFEEVANEIDADFLIQGTIAPDWIESQGKIKSHHNVGGLPERLNLKLIEPLRDLYKDEVREVAKQLGLPEKIYHRMPFPGPGLAVRVLGEVTPEKVAIVREANAIVEEEIEKAGLKPWQAFAVLLGVKTVGVQGDIRAYKETIAVRVVESLDGMTANAMNVPFEVLQRIAFRITSEIPQVGRVLYDITNKPPATIEFE
- the guaB gene encoding IMP dehydrogenase codes for the protein MGKFTQKLVNAIKGYTFDDVLLIPQGTEVEPKDVDVSTQITPKIRLNIPILSAAMDTVTEWEMAIAVAREGGLGVIHRNMSIEEQVEMVKRVKREETVEEVITISPEETIDYALFLMEREGIDGLPVIDNGELVGIVTKTDITTREGERVKEVMTKEVITAKESASVEEIMALMIENSIDRVPIVNEDGKLVGIITIGDLLARKKHRNAVRDEEGRLIVAAAVSPFDIKRALALDKAGADVIVIDTAHAHNLKAVKAMKEIKSKVEAELIVGNIANPKAVDDLTFADAVKVGIGPGSICTTRIVAGVGVPQITAISMVADKAIEYGIRVIADGGIRYSGDIVKAIAVGADAVMLGNLLAGTKEAPGREVTINGRKYKQYRGMGSLGAMMKGGAERYYQKGHMKTRKFVPEGIEGVVPYKGKVSEVLYQLIGGLKAGMGYVGAKNIAELKEKGEFVIITQAGVRESHPHDIAITNEAPNYPLER
- a CDS encoding formate--phosphoribosylaminoimidazolecarboxamide ligase, which codes for MKFSIATYASHSALQILHGAKQEGFKTLAFGKERVRPLYTKYFPVADEFIPHEYPEEELLKKKAIIIPTGSFVAYLGIEKVENMKALYYGNKKVLRWESDRKLERKWLLEAKIRVPEVIEDPDDIDRPVIVKPHGAKGGRGYFIAKTPEEFWEKVSNLGVKNKEDLKEIQIQEYVIGVPVYPHFFYSKLNGELELMSVDKRYESNADAIGRINAEQQLKIGIEPSYTVIGNIPIVLRESLLMGIIEAGENVIRASEKLMGGLWGPFCLEGVITEDMEFVVFEISARIVAGTNPFINGSPYTWIKYNEPMSTGRRIAREIKQAIEEERLDEILS
- the thiC gene encoding phosphomethylpyrimidine synthase ThiC, whose product is MTQMEDAKKGIITEEMKFIAEMEGIKAEDLRRNVARGYTVIFRNLVHDWVKPVAVGRGVRVKINANIGTSRDIVNVEEEIEKAKIAVKYGADTIMDLSTGGDLDKIRKKIMRAVDVPIGSVPIYQAAEEMLVNGKAIIEMSEDDMWNAVEKHFKDGIDYATIHVGVTKEVVEKMKHTTRLVGMVSRGGTFLAAWILHWEKENPFYKDYDYLLELAKEYDVVLSLGDGLRPGGLPDAGDELQMSELYILGRLVRRAREFGVQTMVEGPGHVPIDQIPMQIKIAKVATDNAPFYVLGPLVTDIFPGYDHIAGAIGGAIAALNGADFLCYVTPAEHLGLPTKEHVRLGVIATKLAAHAVNLTRFEGDYYRDYLMSLARGSLDWEKQFELAMDKDRFEEIRENRPTSTEACSMCGDLCAIRLINDMARKN
- the nadC gene encoding carboxylating nicotinate-nucleotide diphosphorylase encodes the protein MIPLTYLLHFLEEDIPFGDVTSEAVIPEDLEAEAVIIAKQDGVIAGLEEAKALFEHFGVKVELKAKDGDKVKKGTVVIKLRGNARKILLVERTALNIIGRMSGIATQTRKLVEKVRAVSPKVKVAGTRKTLLKPLDKKAILIGNGEPHRFSLSDAMLIKDNHLALVPLEEAIKRAKAFSIYKVVEVEVESLEDALKATNAGADVIMLDNMTPEQIEEVLEALKREGLRDRVKIEVSGGITEENIQDYAKLDIDVISLGALTHSVKNFDVSLEILKGD